A single window of Synechococcus sp. CBW1004 DNA harbors:
- a CDS encoding carotenoid oxygenase family protein, with product MSVATTAAGSAADATAADPTAQPGAYDRADWASAFRNVGLELDDVPLTAARGTIPAELQGTLYRNGPGRLERGGQWVHHPFDGDGMITALRFEGGQATLRNRFVRTEGWQAEEQAGRFVYRGVFGTQKPGGPLANAFDLRLKNIANTHVVRLGDQLLALWEAAEPHALDPDTLETRGLSRLDGLLKPGEAFSAHPRFDPGHHGARRMVTFGVKAGPRSTIRLMEFAAGDGPDGVKAGDLLCERRDSFKGFAFLHDFAITPNWAVFLQNAIDFNPLPYVLGQQGAAQCLKSRPGGMGQFWLIPRESGAFAGQEPQILPAPEGFVFHHLNAFEQADGTVVLESIVYSDFPSIGPGTDFREVDFERIPEGLLERFTLDPVAGSVSRERLSERTCEFAMVNPHRVGLEARHAWMAVAERATGNDPLQALIRRDLQTGEVREWSAAPRGFVSEPVMVPRPGGTSEHDGWLLCVVWNGARCSSDLVILDAASMEQVAVVELPLAIPHGLHGSFVEG from the coding sequence ATGTCCGTCGCCACCACCGCCGCCGGCTCCGCTGCGGACGCCACCGCCGCTGACCCCACGGCCCAGCCCGGCGCCTACGACCGTGCCGACTGGGCCAGCGCTTTCCGCAACGTGGGCCTGGAGCTCGACGACGTGCCCCTTACCGCCGCCCGCGGCACCATCCCGGCGGAGCTGCAGGGCACCCTCTACCGCAACGGCCCCGGTCGGCTGGAGCGGGGCGGCCAGTGGGTGCATCACCCGTTCGACGGCGACGGCATGATCACCGCCCTGCGCTTCGAGGGCGGCCAGGCGACCCTGCGCAACCGATTCGTGCGCACGGAGGGCTGGCAGGCCGAGGAGCAGGCCGGCAGGTTCGTCTATCGCGGCGTTTTCGGTACCCAGAAGCCGGGCGGCCCGCTGGCCAACGCCTTCGACCTGCGGCTCAAGAACATCGCCAACACGCACGTGGTGCGCCTCGGCGATCAGCTGCTGGCCCTGTGGGAAGCCGCTGAGCCCCATGCCCTCGACCCCGACACCCTCGAGACCCGTGGCCTCTCTCGTCTCGATGGGCTGCTCAAGCCGGGTGAGGCGTTCAGCGCCCATCCCCGCTTCGATCCGGGACACCATGGCGCCAGGCGGATGGTGACCTTCGGCGTCAAGGCGGGCCCGCGCAGCACGATCCGGCTGATGGAGTTCGCCGCAGGCGACGGCCCCGATGGGGTGAAGGCCGGCGATCTGTTGTGCGAGCGACGCGACAGCTTCAAGGGCTTCGCCTTCCTGCATGACTTCGCGATCACCCCCAACTGGGCGGTGTTCCTGCAGAACGCGATCGATTTCAATCCGCTCCCCTATGTGCTCGGCCAGCAGGGGGCGGCCCAGTGCCTGAAATCCAGGCCGGGCGGCATGGGCCAGTTCTGGCTGATCCCGCGCGAGAGCGGCGCCTTCGCCGGCCAGGAGCCGCAGATCCTGCCGGCGCCGGAGGGCTTCGTGTTCCACCACCTCAACGCCTTCGAGCAGGCCGATGGCACGGTGGTGCTCGAGAGCATCGTCTACAGCGACTTCCCCTCGATCGGCCCCGGCACCGATTTCCGCGAGGTGGATTTCGAGCGCATCCCCGAGGGCCTCCTGGAGCGCTTCACCCTCGATCCGGTGGCCGGCAGCGTCAGCCGCGAGCGGCTGAGCGAGCGCACCTGCGAATTCGCGATGGTGAACCCGCACAGGGTGGGGTTGGAAGCCCGTCACGCCTGGATGGCGGTGGCCGAGCGCGCCACCGGCAACGATCCGCTGCAGGCTCTGATCAGGCGCGATCTGCAGACTGGCGAGGTGCGTGAGTGGAGCGCCGCGCCCCGCGGCTTCGTCAGCGAGCCGGTGATGGTGCCCCGCCCCGGCGGCACCAGCGAGCACGACGGCTGGCTGCTGTGCGTGGTGTGGAACGGCGCCCGTTGCAGCAGCGATCTGGTGATCCTCGATGCCGCCTCGATGGAGCAGGTGGCCGTGGTGGAGCTGCCCCTGGCGATCCCGCATGGTCTGCACGGCAGCTTTGTGGAGGGCTGA
- the def gene encoding peptide deformylase, which produces MARSFAQLARAAEQGNRTVQVPKEPLETPPLPIHTLGSRELRTSARRISKVDEGIRDLARDMLRSMYSAQGIGLAAPQVGVHKQLLVIDLDIEEASTPPLVLINPEITAFGSSLNTYEEGCLSIPKVYLNVVRPSIVEVSYRDELGRPKRLKADGLLARCIQHEMDHLNGVLFVDRVTDELSLNEGLKQQGFDRRDVQSIR; this is translated from the coding sequence TTGGCGCGCAGCTTCGCCCAGTTGGCTCGCGCAGCCGAGCAGGGCAACCGCACCGTTCAGGTGCCGAAGGAGCCCCTCGAAACGCCGCCGCTGCCGATCCACACACTCGGCTCCAGGGAGCTGCGCACCAGCGCCAGGCGGATCAGCAAGGTCGACGAGGGCATCCGTGACCTCGCACGCGACATGCTGCGCAGCATGTACAGCGCCCAGGGCATCGGACTGGCGGCCCCACAGGTGGGCGTCCACAAGCAGCTGTTGGTGATCGATCTCGACATCGAGGAGGCATCCACCCCACCGCTGGTGCTGATCAACCCCGAGATCACCGCTTTCGGCTCCTCGCTGAACACCTATGAGGAGGGCTGCCTCAGCATTCCCAAGGTCTATCTGAACGTGGTGCGTCCCTCGATCGTGGAGGTGAGCTACCGCGACGAGCTGGGCCGGCCGAAGCGCCTCAAGGCGGATGGGTTGCTGGCCCGCTGCATCCAGCACGAGATGGATCATCTCAACGGCGTGCTGTTCGTCGATCGCGTCACCGATGAGTTGAGCCTCAACGAAGGCCTCAAGCAGCAGGGGTTCGACCGCCGCGACGTCCAGTCGATCCGCTGA
- a CDS encoding YciI family protein, producing the protein MPWFIKQETFRRPYAELRPHLAAHRSWVEELRAQDVRISSGYLVDGDGKPGGGGLLVLEAADHASAEALILQDPVVASGLVDWNLCQWIGAVGDLGVG; encoded by the coding sequence ATGCCCTGGTTCATCAAGCAGGAGACCTTTCGGCGTCCCTACGCCGAACTGCGCCCGCACCTCGCCGCCCACCGGTCATGGGTGGAGGAGTTGCGCGCCCAGGACGTGCGGATCAGCAGCGGCTATCTGGTCGATGGCGACGGCAAACCGGGAGGCGGTGGCTTGCTGGTGCTTGAGGCCGCCGATCACGCCAGCGCTGAGGCGCTGATTCTTCAGGACCCGGTCGTTGCCAGTGGCCTTGTGGACTGGAACCTGTGCCAGTGGATCGGTGCCGTGGGCGATCTGGGAGTGGGGTGA
- a CDS encoding prolyl oligopeptidase family serine peptidase translates to MEAGVDAVGRNRTDQAGGTGPLPAELVLGATPVLKEPRLLDGRLFWLEQLPAQRGRTTLRLRTRTGAELELTPELDLRSRIHGYGGGVYCVARKSAGGGTGADERGNDSRSMADLRADERPAEGEHPGHAPLGSWTEGPTVVVVAEGGRSLWRLDLPDDPGNVPLPAPVRLTPASDAQHDGEPALFGDGLIDPARQRWIGVCEHNDRDRLVSVPLAGGTPQVLWESPDFCGYAVLSPSGCHLAWVSWQQPCMPWDRSVLWLGRFDAGGALTDVRPIAGSTPGPGQAISVFQPLWAGPDLMVAGDRSGWWNLEMLENAVSLSPEAAPEWRPLLPMQAEFAMPQWVYGMRTTAWDGQRLVAACCRDGRWELGALVPTGDGAATAADTPGADTPAALAETTNPGQRDGASEAASPSDPPAPASSSGALRGALRWQPIPLPFDDLAALDAQDGRVVAIASGPVDGPGLLELTLQRPCRQKRRAETLADSPEEALQQPAEAWLEDLPVAWTHRPAVPALLAPDQISRPEPLRFTGHGGRPTHAWYYPPRDGAGPASPLLVRGHSGPTGMARTGLSLAIQFWTSRGWGVVDVNYGGSTGFGRAYRERLDGLWGVVDVDDCLGAARAVVEAGHADPDRIAMEGSSASGFTVLAAMARGDTLRAGAIRYPVTDLTALAECDHRFEARYFDALVGPWPSARAIYEQRSPLQQADRIHAPLLFFHGLDDTVVPAQQSIAMVERLKARGVPVELQLFEGEGHGFRDGAVQRQVLERSEAFFRERFGLGAGG, encoded by the coding sequence ATGGAGGCAGGGGTGGACGCAGTCGGGCGGAACCGAACCGATCAGGCCGGCGGAACCGGCCCCCTGCCGGCGGAGCTGGTGCTGGGAGCGACGCCGGTGCTCAAGGAACCCCGCCTGCTGGACGGACGGCTGTTCTGGCTGGAGCAACTGCCGGCGCAGCGCGGTCGCACCACCCTGCGGCTGCGCACCCGCACGGGCGCGGAGCTGGAGCTCACCCCGGAGCTGGATCTGCGCAGCCGCATCCACGGCTATGGCGGGGGCGTGTACTGCGTCGCGAGAAAGTCGGCAGGAGGTGGCACTGGTGCTGACGAACGCGGGAACGACAGCCGGTCCATGGCAGACCTCCGGGCGGACGAGCGTCCTGCGGAAGGAGAGCATCCAGGCCATGCGCCGCTGGGCAGCTGGACTGAGGGCCCAACGGTGGTGGTGGTGGCCGAGGGGGGGCGTTCGCTATGGCGCCTGGATCTGCCCGATGATCCAGGCAATGTGCCCCTGCCTGCACCCGTGCGCCTCACTCCGGCCTCGGATGCTCAGCACGACGGGGAGCCCGCCCTGTTCGGCGATGGCCTGATCGACCCGGCCCGGCAGCGCTGGATCGGCGTGTGTGAGCACAACGACCGCGACCGGCTGGTGTCGGTGCCGCTCGCCGGCGGGACGCCGCAGGTGCTCTGGGAGAGCCCTGATTTCTGCGGCTACGCCGTGCTCAGCCCCTCGGGCTGCCATCTGGCCTGGGTGAGCTGGCAGCAGCCCTGCATGCCCTGGGACCGCAGCGTGCTGTGGCTGGGGCGCTTCGATGCCGGCGGCGCGCTGACGGACGTTCGGCCGATCGCCGGCAGCACCCCAGGCCCGGGGCAGGCCATCTCGGTGTTCCAGCCCCTGTGGGCCGGGCCGGATCTGATGGTGGCGGGCGACCGCAGCGGCTGGTGGAACCTGGAGATGCTTGAGAACGCAGTGTCGCTGTCACCGGAGGCGGCGCCCGAGTGGCGACCGCTGCTGCCGATGCAGGCGGAGTTCGCGATGCCCCAGTGGGTGTACGGCATGCGCACCACCGCCTGGGATGGCCAGAGGCTGGTGGCGGCGTGCTGCCGTGATGGCCGCTGGGAGCTGGGGGCGCTGGTGCCCACAGGCGATGGTGCCGCCACTGCTGCCGACACGCCAGGCGCCGACACCCCAGCGGCCTTGGCAGAGACCACGAACCCTGGCCAGCGCGACGGGGCCAGCGAAGCAGCGAGCCCCAGCGACCCTCCCGCCCCAGCGAGCTCCAGCGGCGCGCTGAGGGGAGCGCTGCGCTGGCAGCCGATCCCGCTGCCCTTCGACGATCTGGCCGCCCTCGACGCCCAAGACGGCAGGGTGGTGGCGATTGCCAGCGGCCCTGTGGACGGTCCCGGCCTGCTGGAGCTGACCCTCCAGCGTCCGTGCCGGCAGAAGCGGAGGGCGGAGACGCTGGCGGACTCTCCGGAAGAAGCCCTGCAGCAGCCTGCTGAGGCCTGGCTGGAGGACCTCCCTGTGGCCTGGACACACCGACCCGCCGTGCCCGCCCTGCTGGCTCCGGATCAGATCAGCCGCCCGGAGCCCCTCCGGTTCACCGGCCATGGCGGCCGCCCCACCCATGCCTGGTACTACCCGCCCCGGGATGGAGCCGGTCCCGCCTCGCCGCTGCTGGTGCGCGGCCACAGCGGCCCCACGGGCATGGCCCGCACCGGCCTGAGCCTGGCGATTCAGTTCTGGACCAGTCGCGGCTGGGGCGTGGTGGATGTGAACTACGGCGGCTCCACCGGCTTCGGGCGCGCCTATCGCGAACGCCTCGACGGGCTCTGGGGTGTGGTGGACGTGGACGACTGCCTCGGCGCCGCCCGGGCCGTGGTGGAGGCCGGCCACGCCGATCCGGACCGCATCGCCATGGAGGGCAGCAGCGCTTCGGGCTTCACGGTGCTGGCGGCGATGGCCCGCGGCGACACCCTGCGCGCCGGTGCCATCCGCTACCCGGTCACCGATCTGACGGCCCTGGCGGAATGCGATCACCGCTTCGAGGCCCGCTACTTCGATGCGCTGGTAGGGCCCTGGCCGTCGGCGCGGGCGATCTATGAGCAGCGCTCACCGCTGCAGCAGGCGGATCGGATCCACGCACCACTGCTGTTCTTCCACGGCCTCGACGACACGGTGGTGCCGGCGCAGCAGAGCATCGCCATGGTGGAGCGGCTGAAAGCCCGCGGCGTGCCTGTGGAGCTGCAGTTGTTCGAAGGCGAGGGCCACGGCTTCCGCGATGGGGCCGTGCAGCGGCAGGTGCTGGAGCGCAGCGAGGCCTTCTTCCGGGAGCGGTTCGGGTTGGGCGCAGGAGGCTGA
- a CDS encoding DUF3747 domain-containing protein yields MTLSLRSGRLRRSPLAALALLLGLTAALPSQRASAQQALFGALEVEQQRFVLVAAPIGSSGSRYQLNIYEQINDRRPCFATGSALPAPVNPLLATFDFTGICGRYIDANGYSLRVGGTDLATSYRLMVRTDATGTLLVALPTKSWAGPEMIVARSGGPIGGFHKLEPEPGWRLMRRTYGGRRLGHLYVYSDSWPVAAIDGAAPAAASPPRERPAGSPMTPAPAAAGTASPAALEPGGGSGTAASPGSAGAMEPQSGAPAAVDGGRAPAMPTPPPNL; encoded by the coding sequence GTGACCCTCTCCCTGAGATCCGGGCGGCTGCGCCGCTCGCCCCTCGCCGCCCTCGCCCTGCTGCTGGGGCTGACCGCGGCGCTCCCCAGCCAGCGCGCCAGTGCCCAGCAGGCCCTCTTCGGGGCCCTCGAGGTGGAGCAGCAGCGGTTCGTGCTCGTGGCCGCGCCGATCGGCAGCAGCGGCAGCCGCTACCAGCTCAATATCTACGAGCAGATCAACGACCGCCGGCCCTGTTTCGCCACCGGCAGCGCCCTGCCTGCGCCGGTCAACCCACTGCTGGCGACCTTCGACTTCACCGGCATCTGCGGCCGCTACATCGACGCCAACGGCTATTCCCTGCGGGTGGGCGGCACGGACCTGGCCACCTCCTACCGCCTGATGGTCCGCACCGATGCGACGGGCACCCTGCTGGTGGCCCTGCCCACCAAGTCCTGGGCCGGTCCCGAGATGATCGTGGCCCGCTCCGGCGGACCGATCGGCGGGTTCCACAAGCTTGAGCCTGAACCGGGCTGGCGCCTGATGCGTCGCACCTATGGCGGCCGCAGGCTCGGCCATCTGTACGTCTACAGCGACAGCTGGCCGGTCGCCGCCATCGACGGCGCCGCCCCTGCTGCGGCATCTCCCCCTCGGGAGCGTCCCGCCGGCAGCCCCATGACTCCTGCCCCTGCCGCCGCGGGAACGGCCTCCCCGGCAGCCCTTGAGCCTGGGGGCGGTTCCGGCACCGCCGCCTCGCCCGGCTCTGCTGGGGCGATGGAGCCCCAGAGCGGCGCGCCCGCCGCGGTCGACGGTGGCCGGGCTCCGGCCATGCCGACCCCGCCACCGAACCTCTGA
- a CDS encoding type II toxin-antitoxin system Phd/YefM family antitoxin, which produces MHPPSTRAPASLTTAAVPLAEAKNQLSALIARVEQGEEIAITRRGLPVARLVPDPQRQDDREERARMVTQAIGRLRTLRADLTLDGDLRAIAREGLD; this is translated from the coding sequence ATGCACCCTCCGAGCACCCGAGCCCCTGCGAGCCTCACGACCGCCGCGGTACCGCTGGCCGAAGCCAAGAACCAGCTCTCGGCTCTGATCGCCCGTGTGGAACAGGGCGAGGAGATCGCCATCACCCGCCGGGGCCTGCCGGTGGCCAGGTTGGTGCCTGATCCGCAGCGGCAGGACGACCGCGAGGAACGGGCCCGGATGGTCACCCAGGCCATCGGGCGTCTGCGGACCCTGCGCGCAGACCTGACCCTCGACGGTGATCTGCGCGCCATCGCGAGGGAAGGGCTGGACTGA
- a CDS encoding peptidoglycan-binding protein, translating into MPVLDLGAQGAEVLALQQQLIRLGFLWGDADGVFGPATALALRDLQRHLLLRPDGIAGPRTQAALAGPPPLPSSAYGPLMREADALASQDLADDDHLPLLDRGLDASPFREEPPRFAARLAAAPPAAAELTPYPAPAGFAAYPPLGVVPPIVSGREDRGGLAFLGEAVAQACVCLGSFAADQPLKVRWYGRRALEDNVQFWSATKFIAPLQLVCQLNRRHPGIPIAATSVRSLEGGHTEGFAELFRDLVSYAPRAGERDGGGSNRIAYLFKRLRHGDEPDLQSWLRQVSGNPRALLLGWHGQWEPPRDRPDPSFHNPFRQGAELIGPGGVLLPHRSEPRTRNLVSAYDLVRMLTLLGWHQQLQPDIRLPGAQWSSLATLVEGLGHDTARYLDAALEQLGLLGAVDEPVILSKMGYGAETGDPDIDALCYAAFASFRDTRTTPHRQRSFALALRVPTRPGFGLEADARMGAEVTELVRRIFAEELA; encoded by the coding sequence ATGCCTGTGTTGGACCTTGGAGCTCAGGGTGCGGAGGTGCTGGCGCTGCAGCAGCAGCTGATCCGCCTCGGTTTTCTGTGGGGTGATGCGGACGGAGTCTTCGGTCCGGCCACGGCCCTGGCGCTGCGGGATCTGCAGCGGCACCTGCTGCTGCGCCCGGATGGCATCGCCGGTCCGCGCACCCAGGCCGCGCTCGCCGGCCCCCCGCCCCTGCCCAGCAGCGCCTACGGACCCCTGATGCGGGAGGCGGATGCGCTCGCATCCCAGGACCTGGCGGATGACGACCACCTGCCGCTGCTGGATCGGGGACTGGACGCCTCGCCATTCCGGGAGGAACCGCCGCGCTTCGCCGCCCGCCTGGCCGCAGCCCCCCCGGCGGCTGCCGAGCTGACCCCCTACCCCGCCCCGGCAGGTTTTGCCGCCTACCCGCCCCTCGGCGTGGTGCCACCGATCGTTTCGGGCCGGGAGGACAGGGGTGGCCTGGCCTTCCTCGGCGAGGCGGTGGCCCAGGCCTGCGTCTGCCTCGGCAGTTTCGCTGCCGATCAGCCCCTGAAGGTGCGCTGGTACGGCCGCCGCGCCCTGGAGGACAACGTGCAGTTCTGGAGCGCCACCAAGTTCATCGCGCCGCTGCAGTTGGTCTGTCAGCTCAACCGCCGCCATCCCGGTATCCCGATCGCCGCCACCTCGGTGCGAAGCCTGGAGGGAGGCCACACGGAAGGCTTCGCGGAGCTGTTCCGCGACCTGGTGAGCTACGCCCCCAGGGCCGGTGAGCGTGACGGGGGTGGCTCCAATCGCATCGCCTACCTGTTCAAGCGCCTGCGACACGGCGACGAGCCTGATCTGCAGAGCTGGCTGCGGCAGGTCAGCGGCAACCCCCGCGCCCTCCTGCTCGGCTGGCATGGCCAGTGGGAGCCGCCACGGGACCGGCCGGATCCCAGCTTCCACAACCCCTTCCGACAGGGCGCCGAGCTGATCGGCCCAGGCGGCGTGCTGCTGCCCCATCGGTCGGAACCCCGCACCCGCAACCTCGTCTCGGCCTACGACCTGGTGCGGATGCTGACGCTGCTCGGCTGGCACCAGCAGCTCCAGCCGGACATCCGCCTGCCGGGAGCCCAGTGGAGCAGCCTGGCGACGCTGGTGGAGGGCCTGGGGCACGACACGGCCCGCTATCTCGATGCCGCCCTCGAGCAGCTGGGCCTGCTGGGGGCGGTGGATGAGCCCGTGATCCTCTCCAAGATGGGCTACGGCGCCGAGACGGGCGATCCCGACATCGACGCCCTCTGCTACGCCGCCTTCGCCAGTTTCCGCGACACCCGCACCACCCCGCACCGGCAGCGCAGCTTCGCCCTGGCCCTGCGGGTGCCCACCAGGCCCGGCTTCGGCCTCGAGGCCGACGCCCGCATGGGTGCCGAGGTGACGGAGCTGGTGCGGCGGATCTTTGCCGAGGAGCTGGCCTGA
- a CDS encoding sodium:solute symporter: protein MTALTTSLLPLLLNPASAGLALPTALQPGLEQLRASSMAWISAVLSSLSSSVPTLALSMALLALLLLLGTGLGRLLGTHQWGIPEALLAGGLGLLIAPAGVWPLIPPEVIQLWDQLPLILLTLVFASLLLGKPLPAIGGLWRPLSAQMLLALTLAFGQYLVAALAVLLLLQPLMGAPSVMACLIEVAYEGGHGSAAAMGPTYARLGLESGEALGLALATVGLLASTMVGGLLVLLGRRFAWVRGGALAVAPAAEPTDVPTADGCDVPDPAAAAMQPAAAIQSAHALQAGSAVPAPVATASPGEDRGSASGQAPEPDATACQAVSVSALPMQTAASGLEPGASSSSAVAAPAAAPPPLTPRSLAINLALTGSAVLIGVLMLEGLRRLAAWQGGLLAMVVDALPVFPLALLGSLLMRLLLERTGRSALVRPKLQARIGTLSADLLISAATACLDLSLLAHDWLPLTVLAGVGLVWNLAVILLLAPRILPASWFERGLVEFGQATGVAASGLLLLNMVDPEDRNGSLTPFSIKQLILQPFLAGGVITVVAPLAVTGWGLPVWSGFCFALVLLWIGLGLWLARSARAAVG from the coding sequence GTGACGGCCCTGACCACCAGCCTGCTGCCCCTTCTCCTGAACCCTGCCTCAGCGGGGCTGGCCCTCCCCACTGCGCTCCAGCCGGGACTCGAGCAGCTCAGAGCCTCATCGATGGCCTGGATCAGCGCGGTCCTGTCCTCCCTGAGCTCCAGCGTGCCCACCCTGGCTCTGTCCATGGCGCTGCTGGCGCTGCTGCTGCTGCTGGGCACCGGCCTGGGGCGGCTTCTGGGCACGCACCAGTGGGGGATTCCGGAGGCCCTGCTGGCCGGTGGCCTCGGCCTGCTGATCGCCCCCGCCGGGGTCTGGCCACTGATCCCTCCGGAGGTGATCCAGTTGTGGGACCAGCTGCCGCTGATCCTGCTGACGCTGGTGTTCGCCAGCCTGCTGCTCGGCAAGCCCCTGCCGGCGATCGGAGGCCTGTGGCGGCCCCTCTCGGCCCAGATGCTGCTGGCTCTGACCCTGGCCTTCGGCCAGTACCTGGTGGCGGCGCTGGCGGTGCTGCTGCTGCTGCAGCCGCTGATGGGGGCGCCGTCGGTGATGGCCTGTCTGATCGAGGTGGCCTACGAAGGCGGCCACGGCTCGGCGGCGGCGATGGGCCCCACCTACGCCCGCCTCGGGCTGGAGAGCGGCGAGGCCCTTGGCCTGGCCCTGGCCACCGTGGGCCTGCTGGCCTCGACGATGGTGGGCGGCCTGCTGGTGCTGCTCGGCCGCCGCTTCGCCTGGGTGCGGGGAGGGGCGTTGGCGGTTGCGCCGGCAGCTGAGCCCACCGACGTGCCCACGGCGGATGGCTGCGACGTTCCCGACCCGGCTGCCGCGGCCATGCAGCCTGCAGCGGCAATCCAGTCAGCGCATGCCCTGCAGGCGGGCTCTGCGGTGCCTGCCCCCGTGGCAACGGCCAGCCCAGGCGAGGACCGCGGATCGGCTTCGGGCCAGGCTCCGGAGCCTGATGCGACGGCCTGTCAGGCCGTTTCCGTCAGCGCCCTGCCGATGCAGACAGCGGCCTCGGGCCTGGAACCAGGCGCCTCGAGCTCCAGCGCCGTCGCGGCGCCGGCCGCTGCCCCCCCACCGCTCACCCCGAGAAGCTTGGCGATCAACCTCGCCCTCACCGGATCAGCCGTGCTGATCGGGGTGCTGATGCTGGAAGGCCTGCGACGGCTGGCCGCCTGGCAGGGAGGCCTGCTGGCGATGGTGGTGGATGCCCTGCCGGTATTCCCACTGGCCCTGCTGGGCTCGCTGCTGATGCGGCTCCTGCTGGAACGCACGGGGCGAAGCGCCCTGGTGCGGCCGAAGCTGCAGGCGCGTATCGGCACCCTCAGCGCCGATCTGCTGATCAGCGCCGCCACCGCCTGCCTGGACCTGTCGCTGCTGGCCCACGACTGGCTGCCGCTGACCGTGCTGGCGGGCGTGGGGCTGGTGTGGAATCTGGCGGTGATCCTGCTGCTGGCGCCGCGGATCCTTCCCGCGAGCTGGTTCGAGCGTGGCCTCGTCGAGTTCGGCCAGGCCACCGGTGTGGCCGCCAGCGGCCTGCTGCTGCTCAACATGGTCGATCCCGAGGACCGCAACGGCAGCCTCACCCCGTTCTCGATCAAGCAGCTGATCCTGCAGCCCTTTCTTGCCGGCGGCGTGATCACGGTGGTGGCGCCGCTGGCGGTGACCGGCTGGGGCCTGCCCGTCTGGAGTGGCTTCTGTTTCGCTCTGGTGCTGCTCTGGATCGGCCTGGGGCTGTGGCTGGCGCGGTCGGCGCGGGCAGCAGTGGGATGA
- the rpsU gene encoding 30S ribosomal protein S21: MTQVTVGENEGIESALRRFKRQVSKAGIFADLKRLRHHETPTEKYKRKAQQRRRRR, from the coding sequence ATGACCCAGGTCACGGTCGGTGAAAACGAAGGCATCGAGTCGGCGCTGCGTCGCTTCAAGCGCCAGGTGTCCAAGGCCGGCATCTTTGCGGATCTGAAGCGACTGCGCCATCACGAGACGCCGACGGAGAAGTACAAGCGCAAGGCCCAGCAGCGCCGCCGTCGCCGCTGA
- a CDS encoding type II toxin-antitoxin system VapC family toxin, which translates to MFLLDTNTVSELRKLRAGKADPGVAAWAGQVQPSRLFVSVVTMHELELGVLLKERRDPAQGALLRHWLEQAVLPAFAGRILPFDLALARRSAAFHNPDPQSFADGLIAATALVHGLVVVTRNLADFKASGVPLLNPWLGG; encoded by the coding sequence ATGTTTCTCCTCGATACGAACACTGTCTCGGAGCTGCGCAAGCTGCGTGCCGGCAAAGCCGATCCGGGAGTGGCCGCCTGGGCTGGCCAGGTTCAGCCCAGCAGATTGTTCGTCTCCGTGGTCACGATGCATGAACTGGAGCTGGGTGTGCTGCTGAAGGAGCGTCGTGATCCTGCCCAGGGTGCTCTGCTGCGGCATTGGCTGGAGCAGGCCGTTCTGCCGGCCTTTGCGGGGCGAATCCTGCCCTTTGACCTGGCGCTGGCACGCCGCAGTGCTGCCTTCCACAATCCGGATCCCCAGTCCTTCGCTGATGGCCTGATCGCCGCCACCGCCCTGGTGCATGGGTTGGTTGTCGTGACCCGCAATCTGGCTGACTTCAAGGCCAGTGGCGTGCCCTTGCTCAATCCATGGCTGGGAGGCTGA
- a CDS encoding type II toxin-antitoxin system prevent-host-death family antitoxin, giving the protein MSSRAFNQDAAGAKRAANQEPVFITDRGEASHVLLSIAEYRRLVGAERSIADLFAFPGVEDIDLPLTRDAASARVADLS; this is encoded by the coding sequence ATGTCCAGCAGAGCCTTCAACCAGGACGCCGCCGGTGCCAAGCGGGCCGCGAATCAGGAGCCTGTGTTCATCACGGACCGTGGTGAGGCCTCGCATGTGTTGCTTTCGATCGCCGAGTACCGCCGTCTGGTTGGAGCGGAGCGTTCAATCGCCGACCTTTTCGCTTTCCCTGGGGTGGAGGACATCGATCTACCCCTGACCAGAGATGCTGCGTCTGCACGGGTGGCGGATCTGTCCTGA
- a CDS encoding type II toxin-antitoxin system VapC family toxin, with translation MAGAAEPGFVLDNSVLCGWFLADQATTYGDAVADRLQRSDAHAPALLQLEFTNVLRTACKRGTLRIADAHTIVDQLALLPIRIDTTPPSPAALLSLALRYDLTSYDAAYLELALRRQLPIATRDGALAEAAWAAGVGVLEAA, from the coding sequence ATGGCTGGAGCGGCTGAGCCAGGGTTCGTGCTCGACAACTCCGTGCTGTGTGGCTGGTTCCTGGCCGACCAGGCCACGACCTACGGCGATGCGGTGGCCGACCGTCTCCAGCGCAGCGATGCCCATGCCCCCGCGCTGCTGCAGCTCGAGTTCACCAATGTGCTGCGCACCGCCTGCAAGCGGGGGACGCTTCGGATCGCGGACGCCCACACGATCGTGGATCAGCTGGCCCTGCTGCCGATCCGCATCGACACCACGCCTCCCTCACCAGCAGCCCTGCTGAGCCTGGCGTTGCGCTACGACCTGACGAGCTACGACGCGGCCTACCTGGAGCTGGCGCTGCGACGGCAGCTGCCGATCGCCACACGCGATGGCGCCCTGGCGGAAGCGGCCTGGGCCGCAGGGGTGGGCGTTCTGGAGGCCGCCTGA